The genomic DNA GGCAGGGGCCGGAGCCCCCGTCGTCCGGAGCGAGGAGGAAGGGCAGGTCCGAGCGAGCCGACCGGAGCGGCCCGACCCTCTAGAGGAGGGGCCGGAACGGGGACAGCACCGCCTCGCTCACCTTCGCGAGCGGGTGGCGGGCGCGCCAGCGCTCCCAGGTGAGCTCGACGGTGTTGCTGGAGTCGACCTCGAAGATCGTCTCCATCTGCCGCGCCACCGCCTCGTTGTAGATCTCGGCGTTGATCTCGTAGTTGCCGTGCAGGCTCAGCCGGTCGAGGTTGGCCGTGCCGATCGTGGACCACTGCCCGTCGACGGTCGCGGTCTTCGCGTGGACCATGGCGTTCTGGTAGAGGAAGAGCCGGACGCCGCCGCGCAGCAGCACGCCGTAGAAGCCGCGCGAGACCCAGTCGGCGACGACGTGGTTGGACTCGGCCGGGATGATGATCCGCACGTCGACCCCGCGCCGCGCCGCGCGGATGAGGGCGCGGAGCATGTCGGCGTCGGGGATCAGGTAGGCGTGGGTCAGGTAGATGTGGTGCGAGGCTCGGTCGATCGCCTCCAGGTACATCGCCCGGATGGGGTAGACGAGGTTGCGCGGGATGTTGCGGTGCACGCGCAGGTCGGCGTGCCAGCTGTGGCCGCCGAGGTCGGGCAGCGAGGCGCGGCGCGCGGAGGCGTACAGGTTCCAGTAGTCGGTGAAGGCGTTCTGCAGGTCCCAGACCGCGTCGCCGGTCAGCCTCGCGTGGGTGTCGCGCCAGTCGGTGGCGTAGAGGCTGCCGATGTTGTAGCCGCCGACGAAGCCGACCGCGTCGTCGACGACGAGGATCTTGCGGTGGTCGCGGCCGCTGTTGCGCAGCGGCCGGAACGGCGAGGCGATGAGCGGGTGCCGGCGCACGGCGACGTTGCGGGGCAGCCGGTAGAAGCTGGGCCGGACCACGAGGTTGGCGAAGTGGTCGTAGGTCACGTAGACCTTCACGCCGCGGTCGGCGGCCGCGACGAGCGCGTCCTTGAACGCCTGCCCGATGGCGTCGCCCTTCCAGATGAACGTCTCGAAGAAGACCCGCGAGCGCGCCTGGGAGATGGCGTCGAGCATGTCGCGGTAGAGGTCCTCGCCGTAGGTGTAGACCGTCACCTCCGAGCCGCCCGAGGTGATGGAGCGTGGCGGCACCCGGGGGAAGTGGACGGGCGGGCGGCCGCGCTTGCGGTACTGGTCCACGGCGACGAGCGTGAGCATCGTGGCGCCCTGCACGGCGGCCACGGCGAGGGCCGCGCGACGCACCACGGAACCGACCGTGGGACGTCTGAACCGCATGGGGTTCAGGGTACGCAGCACGCGGGTTCCGTCGGTCCTCACGTCTAGGGTGGAACCCTCATGAGCACTCCCTCCGCCGTCCGGTCCGCCCTCGTCAAGAAGGGGGCGCAGGCCTTCGCCGGCGGCGGCGAGGACGCGGCGCGACGTCACCGGAGGGCGGCGGACGAGCTGCTCCGGGGGCTCAACCCGCCCCAGCGCGAGGCCGTGCTGCACGAGGGCGGTCCCGTCCTCGTCGTCGCCGGTGCCGGGTCGGGCAAGACGCGGGTGCTGACCCGCCGCATCGCCTACCTGGTGGGGGAGCGGCACGCCCACCCGGCGTCGGTCCTGGCCATCACGTTCACCAACAAGGCGGCCGCCGAGATGCGCGGGCGGGTCATGGACCTGGTCGGCAACCGCGCCAAGCTGATGTGGGTCTCGACCTTCCACTCCGCGTGCGTCCGGATCTTGCGCTCGGAGATCTCGCGCTTCGGGCTGTCGCGGTCCTTCTCGATCTACGACGACGCCGACAGCAAGCGGCTGATGCAGCTGGTGGCCAACGACCTCGACCTGGACTCCAAGCAGTTCCCGGTCCGGGCGATCATGAGCTGGGTCTCCAACAACAAGAACGAGCTGGTCGACCACGAGACCGCCACGAGCCGGGCGGAGACGCCGCAGGACATCATCAACGCGAGCGCGTACGCGGAGTACCAGCGCCGCCTCACCGCGGCGAACGCGCTCGACTTCGACGACCTGATCATGACGACGGTGCACCTGATCCAGGCGTTCCCGGACCTGCGGGAGACGCTGCGGCGTCGGTTCCGTCACGTGCTCGTCGACGAGTACCAGGACACCAACCACGCGCAGTACGTCCTCGTGCGCGAGCTGTGCGGCGAGGACGACCCTGCCGAGTCTGACACCGACGCGGGCGGCGCCGA from Microlunatus sagamiharensis includes the following:
- a CDS encoding phospholipase D-like domain-containing protein — its product is MRFRRPTVGSVVRRAALAVAAVQGATMLTLVAVDQYRKRGRPPVHFPRVPPRSITSGGSEVTVYTYGEDLYRDMLDAISQARSRVFFETFIWKGDAIGQAFKDALVAAADRGVKVYVTYDHFANLVVRPSFYRLPRNVAVRRHPLIASPFRPLRNSGRDHRKILVVDDAVGFVGGYNIGSLYATDWRDTHARLTGDAVWDLQNAFTDYWNLYASARRASLPDLGGHSWHADLRVHRNIPRNLVYPIRAMYLEAIDRASHHIYLTHAYLIPDADMLRALIRAARRGVDVRIIIPAESNHVVADWVSRGFYGVLLRGGVRLFLYQNAMVHAKTATVDGQWSTIGTANLDRLSLHGNYEINAEIYNEAVARQMETIFEVDSSNTVELTWERWRARHPLAKVSEAVLSPFRPLL